Proteins encoded together in one Vigna angularis cultivar LongXiaoDou No.4 chromosome 5, ASM1680809v1, whole genome shotgun sequence window:
- the LOC108339577 gene encoding photosystem I reaction center subunit IV A, chloroplastic: MASAASGFVLALNVAAGTTNSSPSRVMFPSKNNGSRLVVRASDEAAPAPATATPPPEAEAKPKPPPIGPKRGAKVKILRKESYWYKGTGSVVAVDQDPKTRYPVVVRFNKVNYANVSTNNYALDEIVEVE, from the exons ATGGCATCAGCAGCATCTGGGTTTGTGTTGGCTCTTAATGTTGCAGCTGGCACAACAAACTCATCCCCTTCAAGGGTCATGTTCCCCTCAAAGAACAATGGTTCTAGGCTTGTTGTAAGGGCTTCAGATGAGGCTGCACCCGCACCTGCCACCGCCACTCCTCCACCTGAAGCTGAAGCAAAGCCAAAGCCACCACCTATTGGCCCTAAGAGAGGTGCTAAG GTGAAGATTCTTAGGAAGGAATCGTATTGGTACAAAGGAACTGGATCAGTTGTTGCTGTTGATCAG GACCCCAAGACTCGCTACCCTGTTGTAGTTCGATTCAACAAAGTGAACTATGCCAATGTATCAACAAACAACTATGCTTTGGATGAGATCGTGGAAGTTGAATGA
- the LOC108339113 gene encoding E3 ubiquitin-protein ligase At3g02290, translating into MVIRGMTIDSNYLVDVDENGMIYGMTQHHRLHHQPSYSNNFIWGHYSTLVWYPNPPISYVQAPPPSANVSSLEENTRMSLRRRRHHHRFLHRQYRAQEIRRHSNFHSYVTASPYRVPETTNHSRSSSMPIQNAPNRDNMHNLHPPAFREFPSYMIMDTDDMSYETLYNVQEFPSLGDPHSDMRLDIDGMSYEELLELSEWMNGNSERGLSEDIIARHMQTKSYLLLENLGDQESDICIICQDEYKNKEEIGILQCGHEYHAECLKRWLHEKNVCPMCKSKGLTIE; encoded by the exons ATGGTAATAAGAGGAATGACTATTGATTCCAATTACTTAGTAGATGTTGATGAAAATGGAATGATATATGGAATGACACAACACCATAGACTTCACCATCAACCTAGTTACTCTAACAATTTCATTTGGGGTCATTATTCGACTTTGGTTTGGTATCCAAATCCTCCAATCTCCTATGTACAAG CTCCACCTCCTAGTGCTAATGTAAGCTCATTAGAAGAGAATACAAGAATGAGTCTCCGAAGAAGAAGACACCACCACAGATTTCTCCATCGGCAATACCGTGCGCAAGAGATCAGACGTCACTCCAACTTTCATTCCTACGTAACTGCTTCACCATATAGAGTTCCAGAAACAACAAATCATTCAAGAAGTTCTTCAATGCCCATACAAAATGCACCTAATAGAGACAACATGCATAATCTTCATCCTCCTGCGTTTCGT GAATTTCCTTCGTATATGATCATGGACACTGATGACATGTCATACGAGACACTTTATAATGTGCAGGAATTTCCTTCATTAGGTGACCCTCATAGTGATATGCGCTTGGACATTGATGGCATGTCATATGAG GAGCTTCTTGAGTTAAGTGAATGGATGAATGGCAACTCAGAAAGGGGTTTGTCAGAAGACATTATTGCAAGACATATGCAGACAAAAAGTTATCTACTACTTGAGAATTTGGGGGACCAGGAATCTGATATTTGCATAATATGCCAG gatgaatataaaaataaagaggaGATTGGAATTCTTCAATGCGGACATGAATACCATGCAGAGTGTTTAAAGAGATGGTTAcatgagaaaaatgtttgtccCATGTGCAAATCAAAAGGATTGACTATTGAATAG